The proteins below come from a single bacterium genomic window:
- a CDS encoding HEPN domain-containing protein, whose amino-acid sequence MKDRIVKEWFERGKHDFLTAKLIFSQAGYYEEVIFLLHQAVEKYLKGYLIWYGWEPRKIHDIETLLTEIIEFDKGFEKYLDLGRRLTGYYYEERYPPGPIPEILDEEVEDTFKLAEEIINLIKSKVSVGE is encoded by the coding sequence ATGAAAGATAGAATTGTAAAGGAGTGGTTTGAACGTGGAAAGCACGACTTTTTGACCGCAAAACTAATATTTAGTCAAGCAGGTTATTATGAAGAGGTAATCTTCTTGCTTCACCAGGCAGTAGAAAAGTACCTTAAAGGTTATCTTATCTGGTATGGTTGGGAACCGAGAAAAATCCATGATATTGAAACACTTTTAACAGAAATAATAGAATTTGATAAAGGTTTTGAAAAATATCTGGACTTGGGCAGAAGGCTTACGGGATACTACTATGAAGAGCGGTATCCTCCTGGACCAATCCCAGAGATTTTAGATGAAGAAGTAGAAGATACATTCAAACTTGCAGAAGAGATTATCAATCTGATAAAAAGTAAAGTTAGTGTGGGTGAATAA
- a CDS encoding nucleotidyltransferase domain-containing protein — MNTKKDILKEVIDILIKEYMPEKIILFGSYCYGKSTKDSDIDLLIIKDTQKKNRIDRFVEVKRIIYNPRFKISISPLILTSNELNERLEMGDDFLREITTKGEVLYER, encoded by the coding sequence ATGAATACTAAAAAAGATATACTTAAAGAGGTTATAGATATTCTGATAAAGGAATATATGCCTGAGAAGATTATCTTGTTTGGGTCTTATTGTTATGGGAAATCAACTAAAGATAGTGACATTGACCTTTTAATAATAAAAGACACACAAAAAAAGAATAGAATAGATAGATTTGTTGAGGTAAAACGAATTATTTACAACCCAAGATTTAAAATTTCTATCTCGCCATTGATTTTAACCAGCAACGAATTAAATGAAAGATTAGAAATGGGCGATGATTTTTTAAGAGAGATTACTACTAAAGGAGAGGTTTTGTATGAAAGATAG